CGCGCCCCGCGCCCCCCCAAACAACGCCTCGCCCTGTCGGGGTGGGCGGCTCGCCCCGAGGCCGTGTCGCGCGCGTGGCCGCGCCCCGGGGATGCGTGCCCCGGTGGTGGCCCGCGGGACGCCGCGGTGTCCTTCCGCCGCCGCGCGCTTCCCCCCGGGCTGCGGCCGCGCGGTGCCTCGTGCCCCCGAGCCCGCGGGGTTTCGGTGTCGCTCCGGGGGGTTGGGTGCCCGGCTTCCAGCCACCCGTCGGTCGTGGGGCGTCTTGGCCGCACACGCGCGTGAGGCTgcgtggagggagagagggggaggcagggggggcCCCCGGCGGTCGGGGGGCGACCGCCGGGTTTTTCTTCTCGTTGCTCCCTCGCCtgccgccctcctcctcctcctgcgcCTGTCCTCCGCGCCGCGGCGCGTGCGTTCCCCCCGGCCGGTGGGGTCTCTCGGCCTGGTCGTCGTTGTGCGCCTTTCCCtgccgcgccccgccccgcccgcccgtcCCCGTGCCCGCCGGCTCGTGCTTCCCCGTGCCGCCGCCCGTCTGTGTTCccttctgcctcccacccccggcGCCTCCCCCCCGCTTGagcgggtgggggcggggtggggtggggtgggggagccaggcGGGTGGAGGCTGGACCGGGGGTCGGTCCTCGCGCGTGGCTCTCGTACCGTGTCCCCTTCCCACCTGGCGGGTGCCCTGTTCCCCGCGCGTGGGCGAGCGAGCGAGCGGACGAGCGAGGGGGAGCCGATCGGGCTGTCCGCGCCCGTGTCCCATCTGTCCCgtcccgcccgcccgcccgcttCGCCCTCCGCCCCTCCGAGACGCGACCTCAGATCAGACGTGGCGACCCGCTGAATTTAAGCATATTAGTCAGCGGAGGAAAAGAAACTAACCAGGATTCCCTCAGTAACGGCGAGTGAACAGGGAAGAGCCCAGCGCCGAATCCCCGCCCCGCGGTGGGGCGCGGGACATGTGGCGTACGGAAGACCCACTCCCCGGCGCCGCTCGTGGGGGGCCCAAGTCCTTCTGATCGAGGCCCAGCCCGTGGACGGTGTGAGGCCGGTAGCGGCCCCCGGCGCGCCGGGCCCGGGTCTTCCCGGAGTCGGGTTGCTTGGGAATGCAGCCCAAAGCGGGTGGTAAACTCCATCTAAGGCTAAATACCGGCACGAGACCGATAGTCAACAAGTACCGTAAGGGAAAGTTGAAAAGAACTTTGAAGAGAGAGTTCAAGAGGGCGTGAAACCGTTAAGAGGTAAACGGGTGGGGTCCGCGCAGTCCGCCCGGAGGATTCAACCCGGCGGCGGGTCCGGCCGTGCCGGCGGCCCGGCGGATCTTTCCCGCTCCCCGTGCCTCCCGGCCCCTCCACCCGCCCTCCGTCCGCGCCCCCTCGCCGCTTCGGCGGCGGGGGGTGTCGCGGGGGTGGGCGGGCGGGCCGGGGGTGGGGCCGGCGGGGGACCGCCCCCCGGTCGGCGTCCACGGCCGCCGCCGGGCGCATTTCCACCGCGGCGGTGCGCCGCGACCGGCTCCGGGACGGCTGGGAAGGCCGGTGGGGAAGGTGGCTCGGGGGGCCCCGtcgtcctctccctccctcctctccggagggggaggggggggcccgCGGCGGGCCCACCGCCCCGAGTGTTACAGCCCCCGGCAGCAGCGCTCGCCGAATCCCGGGGCCGAGGGAGTGAGACCTGTCGCCGCGCTCTCCCCCCTCCCGGTGCTCCCCCCGCGGGGGCGCTTCCCCGCCAGGGGGGGTGTCCCTCGCGGGGGCGCGCCGGGTTTTTCTTGGTGGGGGCCGGGCCGCCCCTCCCACGGCGCGACCGCTCTCCCACCCCGGcctcgcctcctcctcccccccttcccGGGGTGTGGGGAGGGCCACGGTGCGGGTCGGGGCGGGGCGGACTGTCCTCAGTGCGCCCCGGGCGGGTCGCGCCGTCGGGCCcggggggttggtttttttggtcctCGGCCACGCCGTCACGAGCGAAGCGAGCGCACGGGGTCAGCGGCGATGTCGGCCACCCACCCGACCCGTCTTGAAACACGGACCAAGGAGTCTAACACGTGCGCGAGTCAGGGGCTCGCACGAAAGCCGCCGTGGCGCAATGAAGGTGAAGGCCGCCGCTCGCCGGCGGCCGAGGTGGGATCCCGAGGCCTCTCCGAGTCCGCCGAGGGCGCACCACCGGCCCGTCTCGCCCGCCGCGCCGGGGAGGTGGAGCATGAGCGCACGTGTTAGGACCCGAAAGATGGTGAACTATGCCTGGGCAGGGCGAAGCCAGAGGAAACTCTGGTGGAGGTCCGTAGCGGTCCTGACGTGCAAATCGGTCGTCCGACCTGGGTATAGGGGCGAAAGACTAATCGAACCATCTAGTAGCTGGTTCCCTCCGAAGTTTCCCTCAGGATAGCTGGCGCTCTCGCAGGAAACAGTTTTATCCGGTAAAGCGAATGATTAGAGGTCTTGGGGCCGAAACGATCTCAACCTATTCTCAAACTTTAAATGGGTAAGAAGCCCGGCTCGCTGGCGTGGAGCCGGGCGTGGAATGCGAGTGCCTAGTGGGCCACTTTTGGTAAGCAGAACTGGCGCTGCGGGATGAACCGAACGCCGGGTTAAGGCGCCCGATGCCGACGCTCATCAGACCCCAGAAAAGGTGTTGGTTGATATAGACAGCAGGACGGTGGCCATGGAAGTCGGAATCCGCTAAGGAGTGTGTAACAACTCACCTGCCGAATCAACTAGCCCTGAAAATGGATGGCGCTGGAGCGTCGGGCCCATACCCGGCCGTCGCCGGCAGTCGGAGCAGCGCGCGAGAGGGACGGGAGCGGGGCGCGCGGTCGCCCGGGGACGCCGGGGTCGCGGGGGTGGGGGTCTGGGGGGTGCGTCGCGGGGGTGGCGGCGGGGGGCCTCTCCCGCCCGTcgcccgcgcgcgcgcgcgcccctctctccctccccccctccccggccccccgtGGCGCCGCCGCCGGAAACCCCCCACCGCGGACGCTACGCCGCGACGAGTAGGAGGGCCGCTGCGGTGAGCCTTGAAGCCTAGGGCGTGGGCCCGGGTGGAGCCGCCGCAGGTGCAGATCTTGGTGGTAGTAGCAAATATTCAAACGAGAACTTTGAAGGCCGAAGTGGAGAAGGGTTCCATGTGAACAGCAGTTGAACATGGGTCAGTCGGTCCTGAGAGATGGGCGAGTGCCGTTCCGAAGGGACGGGCGATGGCCTCCGTTGCCCTCAGCCGATCGAAAGGGAGTCGGGTTCAGATCCCCGAATCCGGAGTGGCGGAGATGGGCGCCGCGAGGCGTCCAGTGCGGTAACGCAACCGATCCCGGAGAAGCCGGCGGGAGCCCCggggagagttctcttttctttgtgaAGGGCAGGGCGCCCTGGAATGGGTTCGCCCCGAGAGAGGGGCCCGTGCCTTGGAAAGCGTCGCGGTTCCGGCGGCGTCCGGTGAGCTCTCGCTGGCCCTTGAAAATCCGGGGGAGAGG
This genomic window from Sus scrofa isolate TJ Tabasco breed Duroc unplaced genomic scaffold, Sscrofa11.1 Contig1570, whole genome shotgun sequence contains:
- the LOC110258215 gene encoding progesterone receptor-like, which produces MVCFAGGGVGASGRVPAPRGWEPARCRWGGRVRAAAASRLPRAPNAAAAVAAVSGRLPAAVRRAAWGSFRAPRPPKQRLALSGWAARPEAVSRAWPRPGDACPGGGPRDAAVSFRRRALPPGLRPRGASCPRARGVSVSLRGVGCPASSHPSVVGRLGRTRA